The following proteins are co-located in the Hippoglossus stenolepis isolate QCI-W04-F060 chromosome 23, HSTE1.2, whole genome shotgun sequence genome:
- the LOC118102835 gene encoding RNA-binding protein 4.1-like, with protein sequence MVKIFIGNLSADTTSDELRSLFSQYGKISECTIVKNFGFVHMENKSEAEEAIRNLHHYELNGQPMNVELSRGNIKGSTKLHVGNIACTNQELRAKFEEFGSVVECDIVKNYAFVHMEQMEDAMEAINHLDNTAFKGELLGWA encoded by the coding sequence atggtgaaaatattCATTGGGAACTTGTCAGCTGACACAACATCGGATGAGCTACGCTCTCTCTTCTCCCAGTATGGCAAGATTTCGGAATGTACCATCGTCAAGAACTTTGGCTTCGTGCACATGGAGAACAAATCGGAGGCAGAAGAGGCCATCCGCAACCTCCACCATTATGAGCTAAATGGCCAGCCCATGAATGTAGAATTGAGCCGTGGCAATATAAAAGGATCCACCAAACTACATGTTGGCAACATCGCTTGTACCAACCAGGAGCTGAGGGCTAAGTTTGAAGAGTTTGGTTCCGTGGTGGAGTGTGACATAGTAAAAAACTATGCTTTTGTTCACATGGAGCAAATGGAGGATGCCATGGAGGCCATTAATCATTTAGACAACACAGCTTTTAAAGGTGAACTCTTGGGCTGGGCTTAA
- the LOC118102833 gene encoding RNA-binding protein 4.1-like: MVKIFIGNLACNTTPEELRELFEKYGKVAECDIVKNYGFVHMNNVSEAEVAIQNLHQHQLHGWRMNVEMSKGRPKSTTKLHVSNLGEGITCDVLRAKFEDFGSVVECDIVKDYAFIHMERVEDAMDAISKMDNTAFKGKLMSVQLSTSRLRTAPGMGEHTGCYVCGKHGHWSKDCPIGRSDSHGDDERGHSGRAPPRGPPGYGRGSYGMAPPPGADYMGGSAYSQGSYVGGIPPPPRRLSGYGSELGDRYGGRPAGSYADRSSAYDRDRLYSSVDYYEKYRARPYGSSYFEDRRMSYLPPPPPPPSSLSKLSSGVDPYDRRPPPPPVAAASAAAYYAQDRNPIGRVPVSSAGYTYERTRLSPVSSRSTYATPRPKDHYAPRYAPY; encoded by the exons ATGGTGAAGATTTTTATCGGCAATCTTGCCTGCAACACCACACCCGAGGAGCTGCGTGAACTCTTCGAGAAGTACGGCAAAGTTGCGGAATGTGACATCGTCAAAAATTATGGGTTTGTTCATATGAACAACGTCTCGGAAGCAGAGGTGGCCATTCAGAACCTCCACCAACACCAGTTGCACGGCTGGCGTATGAACGTGGAGATGAGCAAAGGGAGGCCCAAGTCCACCACCAAGCTGCACGTCAGTAACCTTGGCGAAGGCATCACCTGTGATGTTCTGCGGGCAAAGTTTGAAGATTTTGGCTCAGTGGTGGAATGTGACATAGTGAAGGACTATGCATTTATTCACATGGAGCGAGTGGAGGATGCCATGGATGCCATCAGTAAGATGGACAACACAGCCTTTAAAG GCAAGCTGATGAGCGTACAGCTGTCCACCAGTCGGCTTCGCACTGCCCCGGGAATGGGAGAACATACCGGCTGCTATGTCTGCGGGAAACATGGTCACTGGTCGAAAGACTGTCCAATCGGTCGGAGCGATAGCCACGGTGATGACGAGAGAGGTCACAGCGGCCGGGCCCCCCCACGCGGTCCCCCAGGTTATGGCAGGGGCAGCTACGGAATGGCCCCACCTCCAGGAGCTGATTACATGGGTGGCTCTGCGTATAGTCAGGGTAGTTATGTGGGTGGTATCCCTCCACCCCCTCGTAGGCTCAGTGGCTACGGCTCTGAGCTGGGGGATAGATATGGAGGCAGACCAGCAGGCTCCTATGCTGACAGGTCATCAGCTTATGATCGTGACCGTCTTTATAGCAGTGTTGACTATTATGAGAAGTACAGAGCTCGGCCTTATGGCTCAAGCTATTTCGAGGATCGTCGCATGTCTTatctcccccctcccccaccccccccttcctccctttcAAAGCTCTCCTCCGGTGTCGATCCGTACGACCGTCGGCCACCGCCTCCACCTGTAGCGGCCGCTTCAGCTGCTGCTTACTATGCACAAGACCGCAACCCGATCGGACGAGTACCCGTCTCTTCGGCCGGCTACACCTATGAGCGAACACGGCTGTCACCGGTGTCCTCCAGGAGCACCTACGCTACTCCGCGACCCAAGGATCATTATGCGCCACGTTACGCGCCTTACTAA